From a region of the Synechococcus sp. MW101C3 genome:
- the rodA gene encoding rod shape-determining protein RodA: protein MGLPKGRQSMFSARRPQRRSPFQEIDLVLWGIPLAMTFLAGILIASTQRQAEFADWYQHWITGGVGLVLAALLSRVPLERLRALLLPIYGLTVVSLISVRLIGTYALGAQRWINIGGFHVQPSEFAKLGAILLLAGVLSRYPIERPVDLIRPTGVFLIPWTLVFLEPNLGTSLVFAAVLLVMMFWAGMPLGWVVLLLSPLVAAILAGTLPPALGIWVPLMGLIAYRSLPWRWIGVAITLAVQGLFAAITPYLWMHGLKAYQRDRLVLFLDPSKDPLGGGYHLLQSKIGIGSGGLWGTGLMHGQLTKLRFIPEQHTDFIFSALGEELGFVGAMLLLLGFGVLMWRLLQIAGKARTDFESLVVIGVGAMVLFQVVVNINMTIGLGPVTGIPLPWMSYGRSSLLVNFLALGLCASVNRHSRHQQSHW, encoded by the coding sequence ATGGGCTTGCCCAAAGGGCGGCAGAGCATGTTCTCGGCGCGGCGGCCCCAACGGCGATCGCCGTTTCAGGAGATCGATCTGGTGCTGTGGGGCATCCCCCTGGCCATGACCTTCCTGGCCGGCATCCTGATCGCCAGCACCCAGCGCCAGGCCGAATTCGCCGACTGGTATCAGCACTGGATCACCGGAGGGGTGGGCCTGGTGCTTGCGGCCCTGCTGTCTCGGGTGCCGCTGGAGCGGCTCAGGGCGCTGCTGCTGCCCATCTACGGCCTCACCGTGGTGAGCCTCATCAGCGTGCGATTGATCGGCACCTACGCCCTCGGGGCGCAGCGCTGGATCAACATCGGCGGCTTTCACGTGCAGCCTTCGGAGTTCGCCAAGCTCGGCGCGATCCTGCTGCTCGCCGGTGTGCTGTCGCGCTACCCGATCGAGCGACCGGTGGATCTGATCAGGCCCACCGGGGTGTTCCTGATTCCCTGGACCCTGGTGTTCCTGGAACCCAACCTGGGCACCTCTTTGGTGTTCGCCGCCGTTCTGCTGGTGATGATGTTCTGGGCCGGCATGCCGCTGGGCTGGGTGGTGCTGCTGCTGTCACCGCTGGTGGCAGCGATCCTGGCCGGCACACTCCCACCGGCGCTCGGGATCTGGGTGCCGCTCATGGGCCTGATCGCCTACCGCTCTTTGCCGTGGCGCTGGATCGGCGTGGCGATCACCCTGGCGGTGCAGGGGCTGTTTGCGGCCATCACCCCTTACCTCTGGATGCATGGGCTGAAGGCCTACCAACGCGACCGGCTGGTGCTGTTTCTCGATCCATCCAAGGATCCCCTCGGTGGGGGGTACCACCTGCTTCAGAGCAAGATCGGCATCGGCTCCGGCGGGCTCTGGGGCACCGGCCTGATGCACGGTCAGCTGACCAAACTGCGTTTCATCCCCGAGCAGCACACGGATTTCATCTTCAGCGCCCTCGGCGAGGAGCTCGGTTTCGTGGGCGCGATGCTGCTGCTGCTCGGCTTCGGTGTGCTGATGTGGCGCCTGTTGCAGATCGCCGGCAAGGCCCGCACCGATTTCGAGTCGTTGGTGGTGATCGGCGTGGGCGCCATGGTTCTGTTCCAGGTGGTGGTGAACATCAACATGACCATCGGGCTGGGGCCGGTCACCGGCATCCCGCTTCCTTGGATGAGCTACGGGCGTTCCTCCCTGCTGGTGAACTTCCTGGCGCTGGGGCTTTGCGCCTCGGTGAACCGCCACAGCCGCCACCAGCAGAGCCACTGGTGA
- the hemF gene encoding oxygen-dependent coproporphyrinogen oxidase yields MGTQSPGPAGTATAPGPEGTATPPPADSRQRARQLLMGLQDSICAGLQALDGEGTFKEESWERPEGGGGRSRVMREGRVFEQGGVNFSEVEGDNLPPSILNQRPEAKGQHWFATGTSMVLHPRNPYVPTVHLNYRYFEAGPVWWFGGGADLTPYYPFLEDARHFHGTLKAACDSVDPAYYRVFKPWCDEYFHLKHRGETRGIGGIFYDYQDPGGILYKGQDPAGPAAAVSKALGPCSHGWEQLFRLAGACGNAFLPSFIPIVEKRNGLPYGERERQFQLYRRGRYVEFNLVFDRGTIFGLQTNGRTESILMSLPPLVRWEYGYVPEPGSREALLTELFTRPQEWLSDPSLEERCRPRQAVD; encoded by the coding sequence GTGGGAACCCAGTCCCCCGGCCCCGCGGGCACAGCGACGGCCCCCGGGCCAGAGGGCACGGCGACGCCACCCCCCGCGGATTCACGCCAGCGCGCCAGACAGTTGCTGATGGGCCTGCAGGACAGCATCTGCGCGGGACTGCAAGCCCTGGACGGCGAGGGAACTTTCAAGGAGGAAAGCTGGGAGCGCCCCGAAGGCGGGGGCGGTCGCTCGCGGGTGATGCGCGAGGGCCGTGTGTTCGAGCAGGGCGGTGTGAACTTCTCCGAGGTGGAGGGTGACAACCTTCCCCCGTCAATCCTCAACCAGCGGCCCGAGGCCAAGGGGCAGCACTGGTTCGCCACCGGCACCTCAATGGTGCTCCACCCCCGCAACCCCTACGTTCCCACCGTCCACCTCAACTACCGCTATTTCGAGGCCGGCCCTGTGTGGTGGTTCGGCGGCGGCGCCGACCTCACCCCCTACTACCCGTTCCTGGAGGACGCGCGCCATTTCCACGGCACGCTCAAGGCCGCCTGCGACAGCGTCGACCCGGCCTATTACAGGGTGTTCAAACCGTGGTGCGACGAATACTTCCACCTGAAGCACCGAGGCGAGACCCGCGGCATCGGCGGCATCTTCTACGACTACCAGGATCCGGGCGGCATCCTCTACAAGGGGCAGGATCCAGCCGGCCCTGCCGCTGCCGTCAGCAAGGCCCTAGGGCCCTGCAGCCACGGCTGGGAGCAGCTGTTCCGCCTGGCCGGAGCCTGCGGCAATGCCTTCCTGCCCAGCTTCATCCCGATCGTGGAGAAGCGCAATGGCCTTCCCTACGGCGAGCGAGAGCGGCAGTTCCAGCTCTACCGGCGCGGGCGCTACGTGGAGTTCAACCTGGTGTTCGACCGCGGCACGATCTTCGGCCTGCAAACCAACGGCCGCACCGAGTCGATCCTGATGTCGCTGCCGCCGCTGGTGCGCTGGGAATACGGGTATGTGCCGGAGCCCGGCAGCCGCGAAGCGCTGCTCACCGAGCTGTTCACCCGCCCGCAGGAGTGGCTCAGCGATCCATCGCTGGAGGAACGCTGCCGACCCCGACAGGCTGTGGACTGA
- a CDS encoding sensor histidine kinase, translating to MTSPSLAQIRQRLAEGVPPGRADEDGVRRQWWAALATLQNDFLPALQPLRGVWLASPLPALYEPALLQQLQGWVWTPAAVGSLLQPPVALLPDPRGAVPAAAEGKAAAFERLILRDDDGTDPLLLLITPDLQVAMALEGEPPRRRFVLRFDPATLSAALQLVDQRLQDTAPQAGLQLRSALQRLGQLRSDEGMALRFWPRLGEQLAAMAPSVTLQPLVATGAGNDHQAERSSELALLEALTHEVRTPLATIRTLIRSLLRRRDLPAVVEQRLQQIDSECSEQIDRFGLIFHAAELQRQPRQQQQLARTDLAALLHQLAGLWQRQLERRGLTLQLEVAEAMPPVLSDPSRLETMLGGLIDRFSRSLPGGTTVRIRLQPAGSRLKLQLSCDEAGGGREPDGDKSGGRGSTATVGPVLRWDPLTGSLQLSRQATQDLFRSLGGRLTERSGSGLTVFFPLANQGATAPPPREPA from the coding sequence GTGACCTCCCCGAGCCTGGCGCAGATCAGGCAGAGGCTGGCCGAAGGGGTGCCGCCCGGGCGCGCCGACGAGGACGGCGTGCGCCGGCAATGGTGGGCGGCCCTGGCCACCTTGCAGAACGACTTCCTGCCCGCGCTCCAGCCGCTTCGCGGCGTTTGGCTGGCCTCGCCCCTGCCGGCTCTCTACGAGCCAGCGTTGCTGCAACAGCTGCAGGGATGGGTCTGGACCCCGGCGGCGGTGGGGTCGTTGCTGCAGCCGCCGGTTGCACTGCTTCCGGATCCGCGCGGCGCCGTCCCGGCGGCGGCGGAAGGGAAGGCCGCCGCCTTTGAACGCCTGATCTTGCGGGACGACGACGGCACCGATCCGCTGTTGTTGCTGATCACCCCCGACCTGCAGGTGGCCATGGCCCTGGAGGGTGAGCCCCCGCGCCGCCGCTTTGTGCTGCGCTTCGATCCCGCCACCCTCTCGGCCGCCCTGCAACTGGTGGACCAGCGGCTTCAGGACACGGCTCCGCAGGCGGGTCTGCAATTGCGCAGCGCTCTGCAGCGGCTGGGCCAGCTGCGCAGCGACGAGGGCATGGCCTTGCGCTTCTGGCCGCGGCTGGGGGAACAGCTGGCCGCCATGGCGCCGAGTGTCACGCTTCAGCCGCTGGTGGCTACGGGAGCCGGCAACGATCACCAGGCCGAACGCTCCAGCGAGCTGGCCCTGCTGGAAGCCCTCACCCATGAGGTGCGCACGCCCCTGGCCACGATCCGCACCCTCATCCGCTCCCTGCTGCGGCGCCGCGACCTGCCCGCCGTGGTGGAGCAGCGGCTGCAGCAGATCGACAGCGAATGCAGCGAACAGATCGATCGCTTCGGTCTGATCTTCCATGCCGCCGAGCTGCAGCGTCAGCCGCGGCAACAGCAACAGCTCGCCCGCACCGATCTGGCGGCCCTGCTGCACCAGCTGGCAGGGCTCTGGCAGCGGCAGCTGGAACGGCGGGGCCTGACGCTGCAGCTTGAGGTGGCCGAGGCGATGCCACCGGTGCTCAGCGATCCGAGCCGCCTGGAAACGATGCTGGGCGGCCTGATCGACCGTTTCAGCCGCAGCCTGCCGGGGGGCACCACCGTGCGGATCCGCCTGCAACCGGCGGGATCACGGCTGAAATTGCAGCTGAGCTGCGATGAAGCCGGCGGCGGCCGTGAGCCTGACGGAGACAAGTCCGGGGGGCGGGGATCCACCGCCACCGTCGGACCGGTGCTGCGCTGGGATCCGCTTACCGGCAGCCTGCAGCTCAGCCGGCAGGCCACTCAGGACCTCTTCCGCAGCCTGGGGGGCCGGTTGACCGAACGCTCCGGCAGCGGCCTGACCGTGTTCTTTCCCCTCGCCAACCAGGGGGCGACCGCGCCTCCGCCACGCGAACCCGCCTGA
- a CDS encoding cofactor assembly of complex C subunit B, which produces MPPALGSTLLLTVLLAIGLVFFLRAASKDRTTVVEVHSPRPPVEVLEGLSQWLLQRGWRTDSGDAERRVLRFQGTVAASTNLALLLSLLAAVGGACLGLVLRQLLPVLGGWPLLLVAAGPLAGVVYRRRANRQEQVELRLISGDEASGSSLQLRAHRDELIALELEMGPRLQLASDGALLSSPI; this is translated from the coding sequence ATGCCCCCTGCCCTGGGCTCCACCCTGCTGCTCACCGTTCTGCTGGCGATCGGGCTGGTGTTCTTCCTGCGGGCCGCCAGCAAGGACCGCACCACGGTGGTGGAGGTGCACTCGCCCCGCCCGCCGGTGGAGGTGCTGGAGGGCCTGAGCCAATGGTTGCTGCAGCGCGGCTGGCGCACCGACAGCGGCGATGCCGAGCGGCGGGTGCTTCGCTTCCAGGGCACCGTGGCCGCCAGCACCAATCTGGCGCTGCTGCTGTCCCTGCTGGCGGCGGTGGGGGGGGCCTGCCTCGGCCTGGTGCTGCGTCAGCTGTTGCCGGTGCTGGGCGGCTGGCCGCTGCTGCTGGTGGCGGCAGGCCCACTGGCGGGGGTGGTCTACCGGCGGCGGGCCAACCGGCAGGAGCAGGTCGAGTTGCGTCTGATCAGCGGCGATGAGGCCTCTGGCAGCAGCCTGCAGCTGCGGGCCCACCGCGATGAACTGATCGCCCTGGAACTGGAGATGGGCCCCCGCCTGCAGCTGGCCAGCGACGGTGCCCTGCTCAGCTCCCCGATCTGA
- a CDS encoding anthranilate synthase component I family protein produces the protein MPFPDRDAFLAQASSGRTFIPLWDRWPADLETPLTTWLKVGTTSSHGVLLESVEGGERVGRWSFVATDPLWTLTVRGASAERLWRDGRCEPLEGNPFELLRDGLAGLHTSPIPGLPPVGQLFGFWGYELIRWIEPSVPVHPCDPHGPPDGCWMLADSLLVFDQVKRQITAVAYADLSQGGDPEQAYAAAVERISALEARMHAPLPSSVLPLRWESEPTRTLPTSSNRSREDFESAVRASREHIAAGDVFQLVLSQRLETRMHRDPFDIYRSLRMVNPSPYMAFFNFGGWHLIGSSPEVMVKAEPMAAGVKASLRPIAGTRPRGADESEDQQLERDLLADPKERAEHVMLVDLGRNDLGRVCAPGSVKVTELMVIERYSHVMHIVSQVEGVLAAGKDIWDLLKASFPAGTVSGAPKIRAMQLIHALEPDARGPYSGVYGAMDLSGALNTAITIRTMVVLPHPDGGWRVQVQAGAGLVADSQPASEYEETLNKARGLLKALACLGEERP, from the coding sequence ATGCCCTTTCCCGATCGCGACGCCTTTCTCGCTCAGGCCAGCTCAGGCCGCACCTTCATCCCCCTGTGGGACCGCTGGCCAGCCGACCTCGAAACGCCTCTCACCACCTGGTTGAAGGTGGGCACCACAAGCAGCCATGGGGTGCTGCTGGAGTCGGTTGAGGGCGGCGAGCGGGTGGGGCGGTGGAGCTTCGTTGCCACCGATCCCCTCTGGACGCTCACGGTGCGTGGTGCCAGCGCCGAGCGCCTCTGGCGTGATGGGCGCTGCGAGCCGCTGGAAGGCAACCCCTTCGAGCTGTTGCGCGACGGCCTGGCCGGCCTCCATACCAGCCCGATCCCCGGCCTGCCGCCGGTGGGGCAGCTGTTCGGCTTCTGGGGCTACGAGCTGATTCGCTGGATCGAGCCCAGCGTGCCGGTGCATCCCTGCGATCCGCATGGCCCGCCCGATGGCTGCTGGATGCTGGCCGACAGCCTGCTGGTGTTCGACCAGGTGAAGCGGCAGATCACGGCTGTGGCCTACGCCGACCTGAGCCAGGGGGGCGATCCCGAGCAGGCCTACGCGGCGGCAGTGGAGCGCATCTCGGCGCTGGAAGCCCGCATGCATGCTCCGCTGCCCAGCAGCGTCCTACCGCTGCGCTGGGAATCGGAGCCCACCAGGACGCTCCCCACCTCCAGCAACCGCAGCCGGGAGGATTTCGAGTCCGCCGTGCGGGCCTCCCGCGAGCACATCGCCGCCGGCGATGTGTTCCAGCTGGTGCTCAGCCAGCGGCTGGAAACCCGCATGCACCGCGATCCGTTCGACATCTACAGAAGCCTGCGGATGGTGAACCCCTCCCCTTACATGGCCTTCTTCAACTTCGGCGGCTGGCACCTGATCGGCTCGAGCCCCGAGGTGATGGTGAAGGCCGAGCCGATGGCGGCAGGGGTGAAGGCCTCGCTGCGGCCGATCGCCGGCACGCGCCCCCGCGGCGCCGATGAAAGCGAAGACCAGCAGCTCGAGCGCGACCTGCTGGCCGATCCCAAGGAACGGGCCGAGCATGTGATGCTCGTGGATCTCGGTCGCAACGACCTGGGCCGGGTCTGCGCACCTGGCAGCGTCAAGGTCACGGAGCTGATGGTGATTGAGCGCTATTCCCACGTGATGCACATCGTCAGCCAGGTGGAGGGCGTGCTCGCCGCTGGCAAGGACATCTGGGACCTGCTCAAGGCCTCCTTCCCCGCCGGCACCGTGAGTGGCGCCCCGAAGATCAGGGCGATGCAGCTGATTCATGCCCTTGAACCCGATGCCCGAGGCCCGTACTCCGGCGTCTACGGCGCCATGGACCTGAGCGGTGCGCTCAACACCGCGATCACGATCCGCACGATGGTGGTGCTGCCCCACCCGGACGGCGGCTGGCGGGTGCAGGTGCAGGCGGGAGCCGGCCTGGTGGCGGATTCCCAGCCCGCCAGTGAGTACGAGGAAACCTTGAACAAGGCGCGCGGCCTGCTCAAGGCGCTGGCCTGCCTCGGCGAGGAACGGCCATGA
- the gshA gene encoding glutamate--cysteine ligase has product MSASLLTKGFEVELFTGRSDGRVVGVAAEAAAALSGFVTEPDHRNLEYITEPDADYARQLALLLEPRRRLRHWLQDRGLTLLPGSTLSLGDSRRFERSDPSNPYHGFIASAYGTRVVTASVHINLGLTSMDPLFAACRLLRCEAALLLALSASSPFLDGVATGAHSQRWLQFPLTPEQVPLFLDHGHYIRWMEEQLAAGTMRNIRHLWTSVRPNGDDRPHRLNRVEIRICDLISDPRLLLAITAFAELRLWQLLDDPDAHDPLLASRLSPDALAELADANDQAAARRSLDSELCDWRSGETITARAWLRREIDALWPLAERSGLAPWLLPLEAVLRDGNQAIRWLALHRQGESIEAILSREVVWMEEQERTWDPAPLNTEALHPLG; this is encoded by the coding sequence ATGAGCGCCTCCCTGCTGACCAAGGGGTTCGAGGTGGAACTGTTCACCGGCCGCTCCGACGGCCGTGTGGTGGGGGTGGCGGCTGAGGCCGCCGCGGCCCTCAGCGGCTTCGTGACCGAACCGGATCACCGCAATCTCGAATACATCACCGAACCGGACGCCGATTACGCCCGCCAGCTGGCGCTGCTGCTGGAGCCCCGCCGACGGTTGCGGCACTGGCTGCAGGACCGCGGCCTCACCCTGCTGCCGGGCAGCACCTTGAGCCTGGGGGACAGCCGGCGCTTCGAGCGCTCCGACCCCAGCAACCCGTACCACGGCTTCATCGCCTCGGCCTACGGCACCCGGGTGGTGACCGCGAGCGTGCACATCAACCTGGGCCTCACGTCGATGGATCCCCTGTTCGCCGCCTGCCGGCTGCTGCGCTGCGAGGCGGCGCTGCTGCTGGCCCTGAGTGCGAGCAGCCCCTTCCTCGATGGCGTCGCCACCGGCGCCCATTCGCAGCGATGGCTGCAGTTTCCGCTCACCCCCGAGCAGGTACCCCTGTTTCTCGATCACGGGCACTACATCCGTTGGATGGAAGAGCAGCTGGCGGCGGGAACGATGCGCAACATCCGCCACCTCTGGACCTCCGTGCGGCCCAACGGCGACGACCGTCCCCACCGGCTTAACCGGGTGGAGATCCGGATCTGTGATCTGATCAGCGATCCCCGGCTGCTGCTGGCGATCACCGCCTTCGCCGAGCTGCGCCTGTGGCAGCTGCTCGACGACCCCGACGCCCACGACCCCCTGCTCGCCAGCCGTCTCAGCCCCGACGCCCTGGCGGAGCTGGCCGATGCCAACGATCAGGCCGCCGCGCGCCGGAGCCTCGACAGTGAGTTGTGCGACTGGCGCAGCGGCGAAACGATCACGGCTCGCGCCTGGCTGCGGCGGGAGATCGATGCGCTGTGGCCCCTGGCCGAACGCAGCGGCCTCGCCCCCTGGCTGCTGCCGCTGGAGGCGGTGCTGCGGGACGGCAACCAGGCGATCCGCTGGCTGGCGCTGCACCGGCAGGGCGAATCGATCGAGGCGATCCTCAGCCGCGAGGTGGTCTGGATGGAAGAGCAAGAACGCACGTGGGATCCGGCACCGCTCAACACAGAAGCCCTGCACCCTTTGGGATGA
- a CDS encoding Mrp/NBP35 family ATP-binding protein, whose product MATADQAREALQALCDAGTGRSLLELAWISQVRTQDNRALFRLALPGYATSQREQIASAARAALLALDGIDDVQIELAQPASSAGHGHGHGASAAPGQLPERQGIPGVKRVIAVSSGKGGVGKSTVAVNLACALAASGLKVGLLDADIYGPNAPTMLGVADRTPEVSGSGDQQVLTPIDTCGIGLVSMGLLIQENQPVVWRGPMLNGIIRQFLYQVNWGERDMLVVDLPPGTGDAQLTLAQAVPMAGVVIVTTPQKVSLQDARRGLAMFLQMGVKVLGVVENMSVFIPPDRPETRYAIFGSGGGAALAAEAEVPLLAELPLEMSVMEAGDQGLPVVVARPDSAMGQAFRALAHSLSSPSLTPA is encoded by the coding sequence ATGGCCACCGCCGATCAGGCACGCGAAGCCCTTCAGGCCCTCTGCGACGCGGGCACCGGCCGCAGCCTGCTGGAACTGGCCTGGATCAGCCAGGTGCGCACCCAGGACAACCGCGCCCTGTTCCGACTCGCCCTTCCCGGCTACGCCACCAGCCAGCGCGAGCAGATCGCCAGCGCCGCGAGGGCAGCCCTGCTGGCGCTTGATGGCATCGACGACGTCCAGATCGAGCTGGCCCAGCCCGCCTCCAGCGCGGGGCACGGCCATGGCCATGGCGCCTCGGCGGCCCCGGGGCAGCTGCCCGAGCGCCAGGGCATCCCCGGGGTGAAGCGGGTGATCGCCGTCAGCAGCGGCAAGGGCGGTGTCGGCAAGAGCACGGTGGCCGTCAACCTGGCCTGCGCCCTGGCCGCCAGCGGCCTGAAGGTGGGCCTGCTGGACGCCGACATCTACGGCCCCAATGCCCCCACCATGCTGGGCGTGGCCGACCGCACCCCTGAGGTGAGCGGCAGCGGCGACCAGCAGGTGCTCACACCGATCGACACCTGCGGCATCGGCCTGGTGTCGATGGGCTTGCTGATCCAGGAAAACCAGCCGGTGGTGTGGCGTGGACCGATGCTCAACGGCATCATCCGCCAGTTTCTGTATCAGGTGAACTGGGGCGAACGCGACATGCTGGTGGTCGACCTGCCACCCGGCACCGGCGACGCCCAGCTCACCCTCGCCCAGGCCGTGCCCATGGCCGGCGTGGTGATCGTCACCACACCCCAGAAGGTGTCGCTGCAGGATGCGCGCCGCGGCCTGGCGATGTTCCTGCAGATGGGGGTGAAGGTGCTGGGCGTGGTGGAGAACATGAGTGTGTTCATTCCTCCCGACAGGCCGGAGACCCGCTACGCGATCTTCGGCAGCGGTGGCGGCGCCGCCCTGGCCGCCGAAGCCGAGGTGCCCCTGCTGGCGGAACTTCCCCTGGAGATGAGTGTGATGGAGGCCGGTGATCAGGGGTTGCCGGTGGTGGTGGCCCGGCCGGATTCCGCCATGGGCCAGGCCTTCCGCGCCCTGGCGCACAGCCTCTCCAGCCCGAGCCTGACCCCGGCCTGA
- a CDS encoding dehydrogenase, producing MHCLAPTRWPGSLLPRFGLLALVITTTLPVPAALAGHDPLTGPRTRLSKDWVGTRTLPPGTPVLVLAGHADSQGIAGAGTPGEAVALFGAAPMQAEIRDELFWNLAVAQEVARLGQQRGLAIGFYDPPLRTIVNGDDPRTNWSVGREHVRRGGYAVEIHFDAYGPDGFGSGLIPPLQQPLSRLDEALAGAFGGFPARFRQGLGAPRRGIAILEIGKLEGPLEAALRDPYRRQATLEAIAARVVQAIETGLTPSPGGPGTAPLSPQPVGVGSVPPAMDR from the coding sequence ATGCACTGCCTCGCCCCGACGCGCTGGCCCGGATCGCTGCTGCCCCGGTTCGGCCTGCTGGCGCTGGTGATCACCACCACGCTGCCGGTGCCGGCGGCCCTGGCCGGCCATGATCCTCTCACCGGTCCCCGCACCCGGCTCAGCAAAGACTGGGTGGGCACCCGCACGCTCCCCCCCGGCACGCCGGTCCTGGTGCTGGCGGGCCACGCCGACTCCCAGGGCATCGCCGGCGCCGGCACACCGGGTGAGGCCGTGGCCCTGTTCGGGGCGGCCCCGATGCAGGCGGAGATCCGCGACGAGCTCTTCTGGAACCTGGCGGTGGCCCAGGAGGTGGCACGGCTCGGCCAGCAGCGTGGTCTGGCGATCGGCTTCTACGACCCCCCGCTCCGCACGATCGTCAACGGCGACGATCCCCGCACCAACTGGAGTGTGGGCCGCGAGCACGTGCGCCGCGGCGGCTATGCGGTCGAGATCCACTTCGATGCCTACGGCCCCGATGGATTCGGCTCCGGCCTGATCCCCCCGTTGCAGCAGCCGCTCAGCCGCCTCGACGAAGCACTGGCCGGTGCCTTCGGCGGGTTTCCGGCCCGCTTCCGCCAGGGGCTGGGGGCGCCCCGGCGCGGCATCGCCATCCTTGAGATCGGCAAGCTGGAAGGGCCCCTGGAAGCCGCGCTGCGCGACCCCTACCGGCGCCAGGCCACTCTGGAGGCCATCGCCGCCCGGGTGGTGCAGGCCATCGAGACGGGTCTCACGCCCAGTCCTGGCGGGCCCGGGACGGCTCCGCTCAGTCCACAGCCTGTCGGGGTCGGCAGCGTTCCTCCAGCGATGGATCGCTGA
- a CDS encoding photosystem I reaction center subunit II PsaD — MTATALSGQLPKYIGSTGGLLNSAETEEKYAITWTSSKSQPFELPTGGAAEMNEGENIMYFARKEQCLALGTQLRTKFKPRIEDYKVYRIFPGGDTEYLHPKDGVFPEKVNEGRPMVNHNARRIGQNPDPSSIKFSGRNTFDS; from the coding sequence ATGACAGCAACGGCGCTGAGCGGTCAACTTCCCAAGTACATCGGCAGCACCGGCGGTCTGCTCAACTCGGCTGAAACTGAGGAGAAGTACGCGATCACCTGGACCAGCTCCAAATCCCAGCCCTTCGAGCTGCCCACCGGTGGTGCCGCCGAGATGAACGAAGGGGAGAACATCATGTATTTCGCCCGCAAGGAACAGTGCCTCGCCCTCGGCACTCAGCTGCGCACCAAGTTCAAACCCAGAATTGAGGATTACAAGGTTTACCGTATCTTCCCCGGCGGTGACACCGAGTATCTGCACCCGAAAGATGGTGTGTTCCCCGAGAAGGTCAACGAAGGCCGCCCAATGGTGAACCACAACGCCCGCCGCATCGGCCAGAACCCCGACCCTTCCTCGATCAAGTTCTCGGGCCGCAACACCTTCGACAGCTGA